In a genomic window of Streptosporangiales bacterium:
- a CDS encoding FCD domain-containing protein, with the protein MARQLTSMRLTEGVAEHIRGMIHRGELGPGDRLPPERELAEELGVARASLRAAIKSLEARGYVMVRRGSHGGTFVTELSRPFSEWRDHVRNQRGEIDEIIDFRIALEQHAARLAAQRRDRTDLAQLRGSIESMDGSDSRAVFRLSDSQFHTGVARASRNTRLQAGIDQARGALFSPHDLLEYVEPVEESVRDHREIYDAVRAKDGEAASRLMAAHIERTREQLRVIVLQDTKRRTRKPPPSSK; encoded by the coding sequence ATGGCGCGGCAACTCACGTCGATGCGGCTGACCGAAGGCGTCGCCGAGCACATCAGGGGCATGATCCACCGTGGTGAGCTCGGTCCGGGAGACCGCCTTCCGCCGGAGCGCGAGCTCGCCGAGGAGCTCGGCGTCGCTCGCGCGAGCCTGCGTGCCGCGATCAAGTCGCTCGAGGCCAGGGGCTACGTCATGGTCAGGCGGGGCTCGCACGGAGGCACGTTCGTCACCGAGCTCTCGCGCCCGTTCAGCGAGTGGCGCGACCACGTACGCAACCAGCGCGGCGAGATCGACGAGATCATCGACTTCAGGATCGCGCTGGAGCAGCACGCCGCGCGGCTGGCGGCACAGCGCCGCGACCGCACCGACCTCGCGCAGCTGCGCGGCTCGATCGAGTCGATGGACGGGTCCGACAGCCGCGCCGTCTTCCGGCTGTCCGACTCGCAGTTCCACACCGGCGTCGCCCGGGCGTCGCGCAACACGCGGCTGCAGGCCGGGATCGACCAGGCCCGCGGCGCGCTCTTCAGCCCGCACGACCTGCTCGAGTACGTCGAGCCGGTCGAGGAGTCGGTCCGCGACCACCGGGAGATCTACGACGCGGTGCGCGCGAAGGACGGCGAGGCGGCGTCCCGACTGATGGCCGCCCACATCGAGCGGACGA